The Leptospira kirschneri serovar Cynopteri str. 3522 CT genome includes a region encoding these proteins:
- a CDS encoding HDOD domain-containing protein, with translation MSQNKALEFHHHRDLDLYSNLKDLNHSVLENIPVHYRFHNLTENVDSTISRTLDRYLIQLDIIYVRDSVLTTLKETIANSIKANIKRIYFQELKADIHNPTIYKQKIPGFKKDYLDNKEKYEELLFKNNFVVLVSFIYNKDMIRIRVMNNVKLSPTEVERINQRIEKARLYNDLAEAFLEAGDETEGAGLGLVMSLMMLKNDGLSASSYKIESQGNNTSVIIDIPLNVSKENLQLQKTQDILKNIDGLPTFPKSIQDIQAMIAKPNSSINQIAEVIKKDVALSANILKLANSAAFIRANKVESLDRAIQLIGLKELSQLLYSLGTKQILEGKYPAFLSIWEKSNQCAFYCKLIASRINLPKDTVSNLVSAALLHDIGEIILLSLEERTMNNIGKISASKEIASAVTMEEAALGITHTKVGALIAEKWNFPDLYSKSMEYHHRPLIVEEEFISYIYPIYLADMMIKINNEEAKFGEIPEKILQFCKFEHSGEFHSFRTKALESFLARVE, from the coding sequence TCAGAACAAAGCCCTTGAATTCCATCACCACAGAGACCTAGATCTTTACAGCAATCTTAAAGATCTAAATCATTCCGTTTTGGAAAACATTCCAGTTCATTATCGATTTCATAATCTTACAGAAAACGTAGATTCTACCATCAGTAGAACTTTAGATCGTTATTTAATTCAACTTGATATTATTTACGTAAGAGATTCGGTTCTTACAACTCTAAAAGAAACCATCGCCAATTCTATCAAAGCGAACATCAAAAGAATTTATTTTCAGGAATTGAAAGCGGACATTCATAACCCTACGATTTACAAACAAAAGATTCCAGGTTTTAAAAAGGACTACTTAGACAATAAAGAAAAATATGAAGAACTTCTTTTTAAAAACAACTTCGTAGTCTTGGTATCTTTTATCTATAATAAGGATATGATTCGAATCAGAGTGATGAATAACGTAAAACTTAGTCCCACCGAAGTGGAAAGAATCAACCAAAGGATCGAAAAAGCAAGACTTTACAACGATCTCGCAGAAGCTTTTTTAGAAGCTGGGGACGAAACGGAAGGAGCGGGACTAGGACTTGTCATGTCTCTGATGATGTTAAAAAACGACGGACTTTCTGCAAGTTCTTACAAAATAGAAAGCCAAGGAAACAATACGAGCGTTATCATTGATATTCCCCTGAATGTTTCAAAAGAAAATCTTCAACTTCAAAAAACTCAGGACATCCTAAAAAACATAGACGGACTTCCCACCTTTCCGAAATCGATCCAAGACATTCAGGCGATGATCGCAAAACCAAATTCTTCTATCAATCAAATTGCAGAAGTGATCAAAAAGGACGTAGCACTTTCTGCGAATATTCTAAAACTTGCAAATTCAGCCGCTTTTATCCGCGCTAACAAAGTAGAATCTTTAGACAGGGCTATTCAACTTATCGGTCTCAAGGAACTCAGTCAGCTTTTATATTCCCTTGGGACCAAACAAATTTTAGAAGGTAAATATCCAGCCTTCCTTTCGATCTGGGAAAAATCCAATCAATGCGCTTTTTATTGTAAACTGATCGCGTCTAGAATCAATCTTCCTAAAGATACGGTCAGCAATCTCGTGTCCGCCGCTTTGTTGCACGACATAGGAGAAATCATTCTACTTTCTTTGGAGGAAAGAACAATGAATAACATCGGTAAAATATCCGCCTCTAAAGAGATAGCGTCTGCTGTTACTATGGAAGAAGCTGCATTAGGAATTACTCATACAAAAGTGGGAGCATTGATCGCCGAAAAATGGAATTTTCCGGATCTATATTCAAAATCGATGGAATATCATCACAGACCTTTGATCGTAGAGGAGGAATTCATTTCTTACATTTATCCGATCTATCTCGCAGACATGATGATCAAGATCAATAACGAAGAGGCAAAGTTTGGTGAAATTCCCGAAAAAATTCTTCAATTCTGTAAATTTGAACATTCGGGTGAATTTCACTCTTTTAGAACCAAGGCTCTGGAAAGTTTTTTAGCGAGAGTTGAATAA